A genomic stretch from Mesoplodon densirostris isolate mMesDen1 chromosome 3, mMesDen1 primary haplotype, whole genome shotgun sequence includes:
- the FBXL12 gene encoding F-box/LRR-repeat protein 12 isoform X2 produces the protein MRPKVMWHLLRRYMASRLHSLRMGGYLFSGSPAPQLSPALMRALGQKCPNLKRLCLHVANLSMVPITSLPCTLRTLELHSCEISMAWLLKEQDPTVLPLLECIVLDRVPAFRDEHLQGLTRFRALRSLVLGGTYRVTETGLDMGLQELSYLQRLEVLGCTLSADSTLLAISRHLRDVRKIRLTVRGLSAPGLSVLEGMPALESLCLLGPLITPEMPSPHEILSSCLTMPKLRVLELQGLGWEGQEAERILSKGLPHCMVIVRACPKESMDWWM, from the coding sequence ATGCGGCCAAAAGTCATGTGGCACCTCCTTCGCCGGTACATGGCATCCCGGCTCCATTCCCTGCGGATGGGCGGCTACCTGTTCTCGggctccccagctccccagctgTCCCCCGCCCTGATGAGGGCCCTGGGCCAAAAGTGCCCCAACCTCAAGCGCCTCTGCCTGCACGTGGCCAACCTGAGCATGGTGCCCATCACCAGCCTCCCCTGCACCCTGAGGACCCTGGAGCTGCACAGCTGTGAGATCTCCATGGCCTGGCTCCTCAAAGAGCAGGACCCCACTGTGCTGCCCCTGCTCGAGTGCATCGTGCTGGACCGCGTCCCCGCCTTCCGTGACGAGCACCTGCAGGGCCTGACGCGCTTCCGCGCGCTGCGCTCGCTGGTGCTGGGCGGCACCTACCGGGTGACCGAGACCGGGCTGGATATGGGCCTGCAGGAGCTGAGCTACCTGCAGAGGCTGGAGGTGCTGGGCTGCACCCTCTCGGCCGACAGCACTCTCCTGGCCATCAGCCGCCACCTCCGAGATGTGCGGAAGATCCGGCTGACCGTGCGGGGCCTCTCGGCCCCTGGCCTGTCGGTCCTGGAGGGCATGCCGGCCCTGGAGAGTCTGTGCCTGCTGGGGCCGCTTATCACCCCAGAAATGCCTTCCCCGCATGAAATCCTCTCCTCCTGCCTCACCATGCCCAAGCTCAGGGTCCTTGAGCtgcaggggctgggctgggagggtCAGGAGGCGGAGAGGATCCTGTCTAAGGGGCTACCCCACTGTATGGTCATTGTCAGGGCCTGCCCCAAAGAGTCCATGGACTGGTGGATGTGA